From a region of the bacterium genome:
- a CDS encoding ABC transporter ATP-binding protein encodes MADSLPEGEVLLEARGLSQSYGYRRILNDLDLTLHRGEIAVLRGANGSGKTTLMKVLCGLLRPRSGTIRLRDPKADFSLFTPDCYLYDDLTVRENLSFYQRLYQADGARLERAEQDFLLESLLDTPVRQLSLGQKMRTALARTFLMPATFYFLDEPFGALDQISYDHLVKVIARLRGEGAHVLISNHLIERGSELFDRVLYLEGGKLRQ; translated from the coding sequence GTGGCCGACTCCCTTCCGGAAGGCGAGGTCCTTCTCGAGGCCCGCGGCCTCTCCCAGAGTTACGGCTACCGGCGCATCCTCAACGATCTCGATTTGACCCTCCACCGGGGGGAGATCGCGGTCTTGAGGGGCGCGAACGGGTCCGGGAAGACGACGTTGATGAAGGTCCTGTGCGGACTTCTGAGGCCCCGCTCGGGGACGATCCGGCTTCGCGATCCCAAGGCCGATTTCAGCCTCTTCACGCCCGATTGTTATCTCTACGACGACCTGACCGTGCGGGAAAACCTTTCCTTCTATCAAAGGCTCTATCAGGCGGACGGGGCGAGACTCGAAAGGGCGGAGCAGGATTTTCTCCTGGAGTCGTTGCTCGACACCCCGGTCCGTCAACTGTCCCTCGGTCAGAAAATGAGGACGGCGCTCGCCCGGACCTTCCTGATGCCGGCCACTTTCTACTTCCTGGACGAGCCCTTCGGGGCCTTGGATCAGATCTCCTACGACCATCTGGTGAAGGTCATCGCCCGTCTGAGGGGGGAGGGGGCCCACGTCCTCATCTCCAATCATCTCATCGAAAGGGGTTCGGAGCTCTTCGATCGCGTCCTGTATCTGGAAGGCGGAAAGCTGAGACAATGA